A part of Gemmobacter sp. 24YEA27 genomic DNA contains:
- a CDS encoding LLM class flavin-dependent oxidoreductase, producing the protein MTRQIRFNAFDMNCVGHQSPGLWAHPTDRSVKYKDLDYWQDLARTLERGVFDGIFIADVIGYYDVYKGNNEGAIRNGAQIPVNDPIQLAAPIALATEHLGIGITASTSFEHPYTFARRIATADHHSKGRVGWNIVTSYLESGAKNIGQGGLKKHDNRYEVASEYLEVIYKLLEGSWEEGAVVKDAEGRVFADPAKVHEIGHKGKYFEVPGYGLTEPSPQRTPLIYQAGASGPGKAFAAAHAECVFVGAPSKALLKDYVADIRARAAAEGRDPKQIYVYTLITIITDETEEKARAKFEDYSKYISYEGSLVFMSGWSGVDFGAYQPGEVIRKVETNAIHSMLDAFGGKDKVWTVDELAKYGGIGGQGPVFVGSPAQIADILQDWVAETDVDGFNIAYAVTPGSFEDVVDLVVPELQKRGAYPTEYKPGTLREKLFGAGPYLPVNHPAERYRDIEAVKLAEAAARSAAE; encoded by the coding sequence ATGACCCGCCAGATCCGCTTCAACGCCTTTGACATGAACTGCGTCGGCCATCAGTCGCCGGGTCTCTGGGCGCATCCGACTGACCGGTCGGTGAAATACAAGGATCTCGACTACTGGCAGGATCTGGCCCGCACGCTGGAACGCGGCGTGTTCGACGGCATCTTCATTGCCGATGTGATCGGCTATTACGATGTCTATAAAGGGAATAATGAGGGCGCGATCCGGAATGGCGCCCAGATCCCGGTGAATGACCCGATCCAGCTCGCCGCGCCGATTGCGCTTGCGACCGAGCATCTGGGGATCGGGATCACCGCCTCCACCTCATTTGAGCACCCCTATACTTTCGCCCGCCGTATCGCGACGGCGGATCACCACTCAAAGGGCCGTGTCGGCTGGAACATCGTGACCTCTTACCTGGAGAGCGGGGCGAAAAACATCGGTCAGGGCGGGTTGAAAAAGCACGACAACCGCTATGAGGTCGCCTCGGAATATCTCGAGGTGATCTACAAGCTGCTGGAAGGCAGCTGGGAGGAAGGCGCGGTTGTCAAAGACGCCGAAGGCCGCGTTTTCGCCGATCCGGCAAAGGTTCACGAGATCGGCCATAAGGGAAAATATTTCGAAGTGCCGGGCTACGGGCTGACCGAACCGTCGCCGCAACGCACGCCGCTGATCTATCAGGCCGGCGCCTCGGGCCCGGGCAAGGCCTTCGCGGCGGCCCATGCGGAATGCGTTTTCGTCGGCGCGCCGTCAAAGGCGCTGCTGAAAGACTATGTCGCCGATATCCGGGCCCGCGCGGCGGCAGAGGGCCGCGACCCAAAGCAGATCTATGTCTATACACTGATCACGATCATCACCGATGAAACCGAGGAAAAGGCCCGCGCCAAATTCGAGGATTACAGCAAATACATCTCATATGAAGGCTCGCTGGTCTTCATGTCGGGCTGGAGCGGGGTCGATTTCGGCGCCTATCAGCCCGGCGAAGTGATCCGCAAGGTTGAGACCAATGCGATCCATTCCATGCTCGATGCCTTTGGCGGCAAGGACAAGGTCTGGACCGTGGATGAGCTGGCGAAATATGGCGGCATCGGTGGCCAGGGTCCGGTCTTTGTCGGCTCTCCGGCGCAGATCGCCGATATTTTGCAGGACTGGGTGGCCGAGACGGATGTCGATGGTTTCAACATTGCCTATGCGGTAACGCCGGGCTCGTTTGAAGATGTCGTCGATCTGGTGGTGCCCGAGCTGCAAAAGCGCGGCGCCTATCCGACCGAATATAAGCCCGGAACCCTGCGCGAAAAGCTGTTCGGCGCCGGCCCCTATCTGCCGGTCAACCACCCGGCCGAACGCTACCGCGATATCGAGGCGGTGAAACTGGCCGAGGCCGCCGCGCGCAGTGCCGCAGAATGA
- a CDS encoding ATP-binding cassette domain-containing protein — MIRLEAVTKSFASKRGAAPALHGIDLSVGRGEIYGIIGASGAGKSTLVRLINLLERPSSGEVLIDGARVTDAKGTALSDLRRSIGMVFQHFNLLSGRTVAKNVAYPLELAGRLSRAEITAKVAALLDRVGLADHAQKYPRELSGGQKQRVGIARALANDPKVLLCDEATSALDPQTTGQVLDLLQEINRELGVTIVMITHEMEVIRRACDRVAVLEKGRVVEEGPVTTVFLHPAHPVTRALVREAEGDNAVPATQATGQLLRLTLTGATAHQPILGRIARDFGSDFAILGGRVGHIRTTPYAQFAVALSGGNGGAAVAALRASGVTVELIGGGPTAAERGGERERHLHVV; from the coding sequence ATGATACGTCTTGAGGCGGTCACCAAGAGCTTTGCCTCAAAGCGTGGCGCGGCACCTGCGCTGCACGGCATCGACCTTTCGGTCGGTCGGGGCGAGATTTACGGCATCATCGGGGCATCAGGCGCCGGGAAATCGACACTGGTGCGGCTGATCAACCTGCTTGAACGCCCCTCCTCGGGCGAGGTGCTGATTGACGGCGCGCGGGTCACCGATGCGAAAGGAACTGCGCTGAGTGATCTGCGCCGCTCGATCGGCATGGTGTTCCAGCATTTCAACCTGCTCAGCGGACGGACGGTGGCAAAGAATGTCGCGTATCCGCTGGAGCTGGCCGGGCGGCTGAGCCGGGCCGAGATCACGGCAAAAGTCGCGGCCCTGCTGGATCGGGTCGGCCTGGCGGATCACGCGCAAAAATACCCGCGCGAGCTTTCGGGGGGGCAGAAACAGCGCGTCGGCATCGCCCGCGCGCTGGCGAATGACCCGAAGGTGCTTTTATGCGACGAGGCAACCAGCGCACTTGATCCGCAGACCACCGGCCAGGTGCTGGATCTGTTGCAGGAAATCAACCGCGAGCTTGGCGTCACCATCGTGATGATCACTCATGAGATGGAGGTGATCCGCCGCGCCTGTGATCGTGTGGCGGTACTGGAAAAGGGCCGCGTGGTCGAGGAAGGCCCGGTCACGACTGTTTTCCTGCATCCCGCCCATCCCGTGACCCGCGCCCTGGTGCGCGAGGCCGAGGGGGACAATGCGGTTCCCGCCACACAGGCGACAGGCCAGCTCTTGCGGCTGACCCTGACCGGTGCCACGGCGCATCAGCCGATCCTCGGGCGCATCGCCCGCGATTTCGGCAGCGATTTCGCCATTCTCGGCGGCCGTGTCGGCCATATCCGCACGACACCCTATGCGCAATTCGCGGTGGCTTTGTCCGGCGGCAATGGCGGGGCGGCGGTGGCAGCCC